The Leptospira mtsangambouensis sequence AGATTGTGGTGAGTATGAAAGATGTGGCTGCCTCCGGTGGGTATTATATCGCCGCAGCCTCCGATTATATTTTTGCTCAGAACGGAACCATTACAGGCTCCATTGGAGTCATCTCCTTTGCACCTAACGTAAAGGGACTTTTGGATCGTTATGGAGTAGGTGTTCGCACTTACAAAGCAGGGAAATACAAAGATATGTATTCTCCATTTCGTGATTCTACAAACGAAGAAGATGATATGATTGGAAAACAGTTACAAGACACCTATCGTAAGTTTGTGGAAGATGTTGCCAAAGGAAGAAACAAAACTGTTAAATCCATTGAAGAGTTAGCAGAAGGAAAAATCTATTCCGGTGAAGATGCGTTCCGTAACAAACTTGTGGATGATATAGGTGGCCGAAGAGAAGCACATAAAAAACTTTCTGAACTTTGCCAATATGATGGCCTCATTCCACTCTTTGAACAAGAGATCTCTCCTTTTGATCGTTTTTTACAATCCATTGGTGTAAACTTTTTGGGAGACAATTCTCATGTATCCAAAATCAGATCTCTCATCCAATCTCAAGTTTTGGTCATCTTACCAACCGCTCTTGGAAAATTAATGTTATGAGAGATTTTTTCTTCGATTTAGTGGATGTATTGGAATTGGTATTTTTGGATCCCCTTCGGTATTCGGAGGAGGTTCAAGAGATCCCATTTGCAGCAAGTCCTGTGTCCAGTTGGATGTTTTCTATCCTTTCCGCCTTGTCTTTGTCAGTGGGGATGAGTATTCTTTCTGCCCCATACACCATTTCTACTTTGTCGTTTTTGTTTTTTGGTTTTATTGCCAATTTGTTTTTGTTTCGATTTTTTCCTTTTTTTTATTCATTAGTGGCTGACTATTATGTACAAAAAAAGGGAAGGACACCGAAACTTTTATTTTTGATCCTCTTTGCAAGACACTCCGTCGTATTGTTTCTGTTATTTGCTCCGGTTTGTATTGTATTTCATGCATTGGGACTTTCAGGACTTGGGTCAGGGTTTTTTTTACTCCTCAGTTTTATTTTGCTCTATAGCCTTGTAGTTTCTCGTGGTTTAAAGTCCATCTATGAACTAAGGAATCGAGATTCCCTTCGGTTTTCGTTTTATGCACTTGGACTTACCATCATCTTTCCTTTTCTGATGAATTTGTATACGGCAACGAGTATCCTCCAATCGATTTCGGGCGGTTTTTAATTTGAATTTACTCATTACGAATGACGACGGAATTTCTTCCGCCGGAATCAAAGCCTTAGAACGTATTCTTGGAAAATCCTATCAAACTTATCTGATTGCACCTTTGAAAGAACGTTCTGTGACATCCATGGCACTCACCGTCTTCCAGGGGATGCGTGTGGAACGAATCAATGACAACCATTATATTGCCGACGGATTTCCTGCTGATTGTGTAAACATTGGATTGTATGCAGAGATTTTTCCGAAAATTGACTTTGTCATCTCTGGGATCAACCGTGGTGTGAATATGGGATATGATGTCCATTATTCGGGAACTGTTGGTGCAGCCAAACATGGAGCCCTTCATGGGATTCCATCTCTTGCTGTGAGTTCGGGTCGGATTGATCCAGACGATGGTTATGAGAAAGAGGCAGAACTTGTTTTGTCGTTTTTGGAAAAATACAAATCGCAGATTCAGTCCGGCGAAGTATGGAATTTAAATTTCCCTCCCGAAATTTCTGGTTCAGGCACATTAAACGAAGTTGTGTTTACTCGTCTTGGTCGCCGTCGTTACTCTGAAAAGTATGAAAAAAAACAAATCATTGAAGGTGTCAGCGAATTTCAGTTAAACGGAAGTTTGCTTGGACATGATGAAGAAACAGGTACTGACTTTGAAGCCTATTACCAAGGAAAACTTCCCGTCACACCCATCCAATTGGATCTAACGGAAAAGATTCGATTAAAGGAACTACAATCTAAGTAAACCAATGCCTGAAGAAACAGATTACCTCAGCTATATGAACAAAGGCAATTATGCCATGGCACTGAACCTTTTGGACCAGGCATTACTCCAAAATCCAGAAGATCCCGTCCTTTTGTATAATTTTGCCTTATGTTGTTTCCAGACTAAAAACTTTAAAAAATCGATTCAGGTTTTGGATCGGATTCTCAGCGAATATCCTGGGTTCATTGAACTGGATAATGTGTACCGTCTAAAAGTATTTGCCCTTGTGGAATTAAAGGATTGGGAGACAGCCGAATCCATCATCAAAGAAAGATTGCAAGTGGCAGTGGATGACGCAAAACTTTTGTCTTTTTTGGCCCATGTTTATGAATACACACACCGGTTGGAAGAAGCCATCGATATCCATAGAAGGATTTTAAGGCATACTCCCGATTACAAAAACAGTCTGAACTCTCTTGGATACCTTCTTGCTTTGAAAAAAAAGATAAACACCGAAGAACGTTCGGAAGCCATCCGGTCTTTAAAAAAAGCTTTGGAACTCGATCCCAACAATCCGGCCTATTTGGATTCCTTTGGTTATTTCCTGCAAACCATTGGAAAACCAGAGGAAGCTTGGAAAGCCTATCGCAAAGCTCTACAAAAGAACCCAAACCATCCCATCCTCTTAGAAAGATTGAAGAACCTAAAGAAATAAATCTCCGTTTTGTTGACACAGTCCCTAAGCCAAAAACACTGGTGTTTCAAGGACTTTCTCGGGATGTAGCGCAGTGGTAGCGCATCTGTTTTGGGTACAGAGGGTCGCAGGTTCAAATCCTGTCATCCCGAATCAGTTGGTTCTATCTGACCCGGTAGCTCAGCTGGATAGAGCAACTGCCTTCTAAGCAGTTGGTCGGGGGTTCGAATCCCTCTCGGGTCGATGATTGTTCTAGAAACGGTGGATGTAGTTCAGCGGTAGAGCCCCGGTTTGTGGTACCGGTCGTCGCGGGTTCGAATCCCGTCATCCACCCATTAAAATTTCCCCTTCAACGAATAGACTTTCTGAGAAATGGCATGGGCGCCTTGCGTTCGTCTGGCCCTCCTTGGCCAGAACTCTCGCTCACACCCATCCGTGGGTGCTGTGCGGCGCCCATGCCATTTCTCAGAAAGGATTCGAATTCATTAGGGAAATTGAGAACAAATAAAAAGTACTTTAAGACTGAAGTGTAATGGGAGTGTTACGGTGATGGGTTTTAGATAAAATTAATGATGGAGGTGAAAGACAGAAATCATTTTAAAAATATGAGAATTTTGACAATCATATCATGTAAGGATAGTTTAAAATTTGGTTTTTGCATCTGATACAAAACAATTGTTGAATTATTTTTGACAAACAACCGTTAAACTAGGTATATATGGTTAATTGGTTTGGTAATCTTTTGAAAAATGTAATAATTTTAATACCGTTTCTTCTCACCTTTCAATGTTTGACATTGCCTCCTTCGGTATCGTTAGGAGAACCAAATATTCAAAAAAAAGACTTAGGCATTGCCGTATTGGATAAAGTCAAGGTATTGAATGTTGATGAAAATTATCGAAAAGATACAGAGGATGGTTTAACATTAAATCTACACTCACATCTAAAACAAGGTAGATACTTTGAAAATATTTATCTTTTTAATGAAGAAATTCCAAAGAATGTTGAGTTTGAAAGGTTACAATTTGAATTTACTTCTTACTCACATAAAAGAAGAATTTACGAGGGATATTTCCCATTTGCATTTTTGACACTAACACTTTATATCTGGTTCGGTGGAACTATCGGTATTGATTCCATGGATTATGATTGTCGATTAATTGTGAGAGATATGAAAAACCAGGTTGTTTATGAAGTTCAAAAAAAAGAAGTATCTGAAAAAAGTGTCAACTTCTATTCTTCTGAATACATGCTCCCAAAAAGCGAAGAAGCCAGAACAAAACTAATTTCTGATATAATGGAACATTATAAAAAAAGAAGAGTAAAGTAATGAAAAAAATAAATATCTGTTTTTTCTTATTATTTATCGGTTGTGCAACGTTTACTGACTATAATCCAGAATATAAAGATGTCATTTTTGAAGAAAAACAAAATAGAAACTCATCTGTTGTTTTGAATTTAAGATATAAAATGTCTTTAAATGAAACTCCTGCGGATGCAAATGTACAAATCGAAAAAGAATTGCGTAACGAAATTGAAGTAATATTGAAAGAATCTTCGATGTTTAAAGAAGTTAAAAGTGGTTTAGACATAGCTGATATTAAAATGGATGTTGATATTGTGAATCGAGGAGAGGCAAATTTATTTTTGTCTTTTATGACTGGATTTACTTTTTTCTTACTTCCTTCTCATGCGGTTGATAATTTGACTCTCAAGTATAAGTTTACAACAAATAAAGGAAAAATTGTAAAAGAATACCAACGGCAAGTAACATATGATACCTGGGTTCATATAACATTGATACCATTTACTCCGTTTATGTTTCCTTTTACTACGTTTTATTCAGGAATTCGTAATGTGACTAGGTCTGTTTTGGTTGAAGCAAAAGCAGATGGAATTATAGACTAAGACTTGTTTTAGATTTATAGATTCGGTAGCCCTTGGGATAGTTTCCTTCTTAAAGATAAAAATATACCTGAGGCAATCCATTTGTTACAATTGGTTCCTTTATTATAGTTTCTGAGTTCATTGATTCTTGGTTTCCAGTTTTGATTTCCATCTTAAAAAAGGATATTCAATCAAAACATAAAGGATCATACTAAAAATAAATGTATAAATAAAAAATTGGAGTGTTGCCATTCCAAATTGAATTGGAGTGACAAAACCATTTTGTTTTAATGGTTTTGCCAATGTTTGGAAAGCAAATGGTGCCAAAAGTAAATTCCATAGATACATGGTGTAACTTAGCCTGGCAATTGGTCGAAAAAAGGCAAAACTGAGGTACCTTTGGAATTCATTTTTACCCAAAATGGCAACTAACAAAAAAAGAGCGAAGGATAGGTTGTAAAAGTTATAAGATAAAACAGTTTTATAAAATGAATTTTCTGAGACTAAAAGAATGAAATTAGTCGCATAGATGAGTATGGCAAATCCCAAAAGATAGTATTTGAATTCATCTAGTTTTTTGCGAATTTTTTCGTTGTTGGTTAATTCCATTACGAGAATTCCTGCGATGAGATCGTCAATTCTCAAATGAAATTGATGAAATGCCTCTGAATTTGGTCCATACAAAATATAATAAAAAACTCGGAAAGCTAAAGGTAATAGATAAAGGCAAAGAAGGGTGATGGTTCTATTTTTTGTTTGTAAGGAGAATAAAAATAAACCTGCGATAAAAGGAAAAAACAAATAAAACTTTTCTTCAATTGATAGTGACCATGTGTGAATATTGTAACTTGCAAAATAATCGGATAGGTACATTAGATCAAATTTGAAGTTTTGGTAGGATGCCAGTAAAGATGAGTTCGGTCCTTGTTGGTTGGCATTTAAAGAAAAATTTTCCCCACCTTTTTGGATGATGGCTGTGACTATCAAATAGGTGATGATGAGATAAAAATAATAAGCAGGAAAAATTCTTAAACTTCGTTTTATAAAAAACTGTTGGTAACTAATTTTTTGATTTCGATTCCATTCTTTTTTTAATCCATCGGAAATTAGATATCCGCTTAAAACAAAAAATAAGGCAACGCCTGAGTCCAGAGTATGTAAGAATTTTATAAAATATGAATTTTCCCAACCAATCATTCCGATACTCGGAACTGTATGGAAAAAAAGTACACTTAGAATTGCAAGGGCTCGCAAACCGTTGAGAGCTTCATTTTCTCCTTCTTTTCGTCTCCATGTTGATTGTAGTCCTTTCCATAAAAACATTTGTCTTTTAATCCTTTTGCTTATTTGAAAACAAAGGAACTCTTCGTCGAGTGGATTTTTTTGACATTCTATAACGCTTGGTAACTGTTCCAAATCTGTTTGTACTTTGAATTGTAAGGGCAATCAAAGAATCAAAAAGAAAAATATTCCCCTTTTTTTACTTTACATTATAAATAATTAATTTCTAATATGCGTCGTTTGTAACGAAACAAAATAAGTGATTCACTGGAAGGTAAAACGATATGTCATTCCAAGATGCGATTAAGGTATGTTTTCAAAAATATGCTGATTTTAGCGGCAATGCCAAAAGGCCAGAATTTTGGTGGTGGGTTGTTTTCTGTATCATCATAAGTGCAGTACTCAACATGATTCTTCCCATCATTGGAGGAATCTTTTCTTTAGCTGTGTTGTTGCCAAGTTTGAGTGTGGGTTCACGCCGCCTTCATGATGTGGGAATGAGCGGTTGGTGGCAACTGATTGGTCTAACAGGAATTGGAGTTTTAGTGCTAATTTACTTTTGGGCCCAAAAAGGAAAAAATTAGAGTATTTGTTTGGTCTTGTCAATTCTCCGCGTTAGGGAGACGCAGGGCTTGGTCGCCTGCCATCGTTAGATGGTCGGCGACGGAAGCGTCAGCGGACCCCGGAGTGGCCCGACCCTGTTTTTATAAGATCTGAAAAGTAAATCAAATTGGGAACGCAGAAATTTATTTTTCCTTTTCCAAAATGGTGAGATAAATTTCACGTAAACTTTTTGGAAGACTTCCTTTTTTATACGCGAATGTAAACATTGTAGAGTTTGATGGGCTCGTTATCATACGAGTGATTTCTGTGGATGCAGGCCAACCATTACATCCGTTATGTGACCATTCATAGATAATTTCATTGTTAGTTTCTAAAATTGTGTTAAAAACCAAACTAGGGCAGTTTTCTGATAAACTTTCTTTGACTGCGTTCATAAAAGCAGTTCGGTTGGAGCTGCCAATGGTTTTCAGAAGATTTAAACGGTAAATTTCTGTCCATGTTTCGATTTGAGTTCCTTCCGGAATCATTTCAATTAACACCTGTTCTTCGTTTTCTCCCGAATTTCCAACATACCAACGTCTACCATCTAAGTTTCGTAAAAAAGCTGTTTTGATGGGTTCCTTTTTTACGTTTAAATTTTTTTCCATAAATAGTCGGAGTGATTCTTTGGTTTTATCTGAAAAGTTGATGGGAACATTTAGATGTTTTTTTTCACCTTTTGCGTTTGTGATTTCAAATGTAAAAAAGAGGCTTGTGTTTCCTAATTCGTAAATCCAACGATATTCTTTTTCGGTTAGAGGTTCGCTGAACAAAGATATGGTGCCTAAATTGATTTTTTCGGATTCGGAGATGTATTTAGTTTTTTCCGGCCACTTTACTTCATAACCTTGGATACTTTCTAGATTTTCTACTTTGACTTCGGCGAGAAAGTGCCAGCGAATGGAAGACTTATCGATGAGTGGTCCTAAACTTTTGGATTGGATCCATTCGTTTTCAAGTTCGGGTTTGAGTTGGGCAAATATTTGTGAGGAACATAGAAAGAGACTAAATAAAGTGATATAAAGTTTTTGTTTCATGGAAGTGTACTGTTGGTCTATTTAGGAAGATAACGTTGTATTTTAAGTGAAGGTTGAAATTCGTCAAGCGATTGTTAGAGAGTGCCGTTGGTCTAAGGTGTTGTTGTTGATTGTTTGGAATTTTGGTTCGATTCTTTAATACTCATTCTGTTTGTCAGAGTTGTGTTTGTTTTTTTCAGTGATAGCGGGAATTCGGTCCAAAGGGCTTGCGATATTTTCTAACCGGCTTCTTGCGACTTTGGTATAAATTTGTGTGGTTCGGACACTTGTGTGTCCGAGTAATGTTTGGATCATTCGTAAATCGGTTCCCAACTCTAAAAGATGAGTCGCAAAAGCATGCCGCAGACTATGGAAACTGACTTTCTTTTTGATTTTTGCCTTTTGGGCAGCATTTGTGAAAATACTTTCCGCCGTACGAATGTTAAGTGGCCTATTTTTCATTCCAGGAAATAACCAAGGATTTGCTTTGACTTCGTTATAACTTTGTTTTAAGAGCAAATTGTATTCTCTTGTTTTTAGATATTCTTTTAGTTCTTCAATTAGTGTAGTCGCAAGAACAGTATATCTATCTTTTTTGCCTTTGCCTTGGTTCACACGAACCATATTTCTTTTTAGATCTATATCCGTTATTTTTAAATGAATCACTTCGCTCACCCGTAATCCAGAGGAATAACTAATGAGTAGTAACATTTTATGTTTGATGTTGGGAAGTGCTTCGAAGATGGCCCTTGTTTCTTCTGCCGACAAAACTTCTGGTAGTTTGGATTCCACTTTCATCCGCGGAAATTTTAAATGAGTGAACTGTTTTCTTACCTCTCGAAAATAAAAGATAAAAGCTTGTCTGGATGATCGAATACTTGCCGCCTTGGTTTTGCGTTCTGTTACCAGATGATCCAAATAATTTTCCAAGTCTAAGATTCTTATATTTGAAGGAAGTTTTTCTGTAAAAACTAACAATCGAAATAGATGAGAGTAATATGTTTTGGTAGTGCAGAAGGTGAAATTTCTGTCCCTCGTTGCTTTGAAATAGTCTTCTAAGATTCCACATTGTTTCGGAATTTCTCTTGGTGAAATTCGGATATCATGTTGCTCAAAAGCATTTAATAGTTGTTTTATGATGATTGGATCATTGGGGTAAGACCAAGTTCGATTTGCTGGATGGTAACAACCTTTTGGAATCGATTTTGCAATCGAAAGAAATATTTCCGAAAATCGAAATCGTAAATGAAAACGATTGTCTTGGGAGGAATAACGAAGTTTGATCATTTGGCACCTAACCTTGTATTGGTAAGTTGAATAGGTGGATTCTTTTCTTTTTGGTCCTTGAAATTTCTAGTTTTGGGAAGTTTTTATTGGAGTTTCGTATATTTTTCGGGGTGGGGTAGTTGCGAATCTAGTATCCCCGCCCTGATTAGGGTGGGGAACTGAACCCGCCACCCAATGGCTTCCCTCTATCACGAACTTTTCAATTCCGATAGCCAATTCGACTTTCACCGCTTTTTTTTCTTGGAAAGTTCGCATTCTCACATAAGTTTGAGATTATCAAGGAGACTTATGAACCTAATCACAGTAGGACTCGGCGTATTTTTTATCCTCTACGGAACCACCACTTATATCCTCCGCATTTACAAACCGAGTTTTTTTTGGAAGTTGGAGCCAATGAAACAAAAATGGGGCGAAAAACGCGGATATTTCATCCACGTGTTTAGTTATTCGATCCTACCCATCATTTTAGGTATAGTTTATACCATTCTTGGATTTAGAGGTTAATTTTTGTTAGATTGGATTTTCCGGACAAATGAATTTTAAATTCAACCAATTAAAGTTAGGTGGGCGCCTCCGACTTTTTCTTTAAACAAAAATTCGAAATGAAAAAAGGACCGGGCCCTCCGCTTCAATCTTTCTCTGACGAGAAAGGATTTCCGCTAGGGTCCCTGGCGCTTAACCTTTGTTTGTTGTTTAAAGTTTGTGTGAAAGAATGGTATCTTGTCTCGAAGGAGTTCTATCTTCTGGATAGTCCGTACTAAAATGAAGTCCACGACTTTCTTTTCGTAATAGTGCTGAACGAACAATGAGTTCAGCAACTTTCACTAAGTTTCTTAGTTCTAGTAACCCAAGAGAGACAGTGGTCCTATTGTAATAGTCCTTTACTTCTTCGGAAATTAGTTTCAAACGACGGAGTGCTCTTTCGAGTCGCATATCTGAACGCACAATCCCCACGTAATTACTCATAATGGTTTTGATTTCAATCAAATCATGCGAAATAAGAACCCATTCTTCTGTATTGGTTGTCCCTTCTTTGTTCCAATCAGGGATAAGATCTGTTTCGGCGGAATAACTCAGTTTTCCTTGGGACTTAATATCTCCTGCAATTCTATGAGAGAAAACAAGGCATTCTAGTAAACTATTTGATGCCAATCGGTTTCCTCCATGAACTCCCGTGCACGTGGTTTCTCCACAAGCATATAGGTCTGCAATATTGGTTCGTCCGAGAAGATCGGTTGCCACACCACCACACATATAATGAGCGGCGGGTACCACTGGGATTGGATCTGTTGTGATATCGATCCCTAGTTTTTTACAACGTTCATAAATTGAAGGGAAGTGGTTGATGATGTCGTTTGCAGGTCTATGAGTGATATCGAGAAGAACATGGGGTTCTCCTCTTTTTTTCATCGTATCATCGATGGCACGAGCTACGATATCTCTTGGTGCGAGTTCCCCCATATCATGGTAGTCTTTCATAAAGGGTCTACCACCTATCTCTCGTAAGATGCCACCATGGCCACGAACTGCTTCAGAAATTAAAAAACTATTTCCTTGTTCATGAAAAAGGGAAGTAGGATGGAACTGATAAAATTCCATGTTTTTGACAATGGCCCCTGCTCGGTAGGCACTCGCCACTCCGTCACCAGTCGCAATGTTGGGATTGGTTGTGTGTAAATATACCTGACCCGCACCACCCGTAGCTAAAATCGTTTTTTTAGCAAGGACTGGAAATACTTCACCTGTTTCGGTATCTACAATATAAGCACCATAACATCTTAAGGGAAGATTGTCTTTATCCTTTAAATGGTGTTTGGTGATAAGATCCACACAGGCATGGTTTTCTAAAATTTGGATGTTTTTGTTTGCATGAACATGATCGAGTAACGACTGTTCTACGGCGCTACCTGTTCTATCCAAAGAGTGAATGATTCTGTTTTTGCTATGACCACCCTCGCGAGCAAGATCGAGTTCCCCGGTTTGGTTTCTGGTAAAAGGAACTCCAAGGTCTAGGAGTTCTCGAACCCGCGTGGGTCCTTCTTCCACAAGGACTCGCACGGCTTCTAGGTCACAAAGGCCAGCACCCGATTCTAAGGTATCTTTGATATGTTCTTCAAACTTATCCTTGTCATCAAAAACGGAGGCAATTCCCCCTTGCGCATAATTGGTGTTAGATTCGTAGTCTGCCTTTTTGGTAACAACCACTACAGATCCAAGCGGAGCAAGTTTTAGGGCAGTAAATAACCCACTCACCCCGCTTCCAATGATCAAAAAATCCGATTTAATTCGTGTCACATGGTTCCCAATTGTATTGTAAATTCATATCCTAACCTTTTGGGATTCGGATTATTTTGTATTTAACATTCCTTCAATGTAATCCAAACTTCTGATCAACATATAGTCTGGTTTGATGGCATCAATTGCATGTTCTTTTAGATATGT is a genomic window containing:
- the nadB gene encoding L-aspartate oxidase — translated: MTRIKSDFLIIGSGVSGLFTALKLAPLGSVVVVTKKADYESNTNYAQGGIASVFDDKDKFEEHIKDTLESGAGLCDLEAVRVLVEEGPTRVRELLDLGVPFTRNQTGELDLAREGGHSKNRIIHSLDRTGSAVEQSLLDHVHANKNIQILENHACVDLITKHHLKDKDNLPLRCYGAYIVDTETGEVFPVLAKKTILATGGAGQVYLHTTNPNIATGDGVASAYRAGAIVKNMEFYQFHPTSLFHEQGNSFLISEAVRGHGGILREIGGRPFMKDYHDMGELAPRDIVARAIDDTMKKRGEPHVLLDITHRPANDIINHFPSIYERCKKLGIDITTDPIPVVPAAHYMCGGVATDLLGRTNIADLYACGETTCTGVHGGNRLASNSLLECLVFSHRIAGDIKSQGKLSYSAETDLIPDWNKEGTTNTEEWVLISHDLIEIKTIMSNYVGIVRSDMRLERALRRLKLISEEVKDYYNRTTVSLGLLELRNLVKVAELIVRSALLRKESRGLHFSTDYPEDRTPSRQDTILSHKL
- a CDS encoding acyltransferase family protein — its product is MFLWKGLQSTWRRKEGENEALNGLRALAILSVLFFHTVPSIGMIGWENSYFIKFLHTLDSGVALFFVLSGYLISDGLKKEWNRNQKISYQQFFIKRSLRIFPAYYFYLIITYLIVTAIIQKGGENFSLNANQQGPNSSLLASYQNFKFDLMYLSDYFASYNIHTWSLSIEEKFYLFFPFIAGLFLFSLQTKNRTITLLCLYLLPLAFRVFYYILYGPNSEAFHQFHLRIDDLIAGILVMELTNNEKIRKKLDEFKYYLLGFAILIYATNFILLVSENSFYKTVLSYNFYNLSFALFLLVAILGKNEFQRYLSFAFFRPIARLSYTMYLWNLLLAPFAFQTLAKPLKQNGFVTPIQFGMATLQFFIYTFIFSMILYVLIEYPFLRWKSKLETKNQ
- a CDS encoding DUF805 domain-containing protein, which translates into the protein MSFQDAIKVCFQKYADFSGNAKRPEFWWWVVFCIIISAVLNMILPIIGGIFSLAVLLPSLSVGSRRLHDVGMSGWWQLIGLTGIGVLVLIYFWAQKGKN
- a CDS encoding transposase is translated as MVNWFGNLLKNVIILIPFLLTFQCLTLPPSVSLGEPNIQKKDLGIAVLDKVKVLNVDENYRKDTEDGLTLNLHSHLKQGRYFENIYLFNEEIPKNVEFERLQFEFTSYSHKRRIYEGYFPFAFLTLTLYIWFGGTIGIDSMDYDCRLIVRDMKNQVVYEVQKKEVSEKSVNFYSSEYMLPKSEEARTKLISDIMEHYKKRRVK
- a CDS encoding tyrosine-type recombinase/integrase, translated to MIKLRYSSQDNRFHLRFRFSEIFLSIAKSIPKGCYHPANRTWSYPNDPIIIKQLLNAFEQHDIRISPREIPKQCGILEDYFKATRDRNFTFCTTKTYYSHLFRLLVFTEKLPSNIRILDLENYLDHLVTERKTKAASIRSSRQAFIFYFREVRKQFTHLKFPRMKVESKLPEVLSAEETRAIFEALPNIKHKMLLLISYSSGLRVSEVIHLKITDIDLKRNMVRVNQGKGKKDRYTVLATTLIEELKEYLKTREYNLLLKQSYNEVKANPWLFPGMKNRPLNIRTAESIFTNAAQKAKIKKKVSFHSLRHAFATHLLELGTDLRMIQTLLGHTSVRTTQIYTKVARSRLENIASPLDRIPAITEKNKHNSDKQNEY
- a CDS encoding tetratricopeptide repeat protein produces the protein MPEETDYLSYMNKGNYAMALNLLDQALLQNPEDPVLLYNFALCCFQTKNFKKSIQVLDRILSEYPGFIELDNVYRLKVFALVELKDWETAESIIKERLQVAVDDAKLLSFLAHVYEYTHRLEEAIDIHRRILRHTPDYKNSLNSLGYLLALKKKINTEERSEAIRSLKKALELDPNNPAYLDSFGYFLQTIGKPEEAWKAYRKALQKNPNHPILLERLKNLKK
- the surE gene encoding 5'/3'-nucleotidase SurE, producing the protein MNLLITNDDGISSAGIKALERILGKSYQTYLIAPLKERSVTSMALTVFQGMRVERINDNHYIADGFPADCVNIGLYAEIFPKIDFVISGINRGVNMGYDVHYSGTVGAAKHGALHGIPSLAVSSGRIDPDDGYEKEAELVLSFLEKYKSQIQSGEVWNLNFPPEISGSGTLNEVVFTRLGRRRYSEKYEKKQIIEGVSEFQLNGSLLGHDEETGTDFEAYYQGKLPVTPIQLDLTEKIRLKELQSK